Proteins from a genomic interval of Geodermatophilus obscurus DSM 43160:
- a CDS encoding PH domain-containing protein, which yields MTADAPAPVRDPAWSLSRSAIGLWVTEGVIGALFWVVVVTAVFVFVPDGGLPSPLRWALVAFAVLEAAVTIGIRPWIRYRVHRWEVTGEAVYTLTGWLTRTWTLVPISRIQTVDVTRGVLQQLFGLATVAVLTASSQGTVRVLHLEADVAQRVADDLARRAELVRDEAT from the coding sequence ATGACCGCCGACGCTCCCGCGCCCGTCCGCGACCCCGCCTGGTCGCTGTCCCGCTCGGCCATCGGCCTGTGGGTCACCGAGGGCGTGATCGGCGCGCTGTTCTGGGTCGTCGTGGTCACGGCCGTGTTCGTCTTCGTCCCGGACGGCGGACTTCCGTCGCCGCTGCGCTGGGCGCTCGTGGCGTTCGCGGTGCTGGAGGCCGCCGTGACGATCGGCATCCGGCCGTGGATCCGCTATCGCGTGCACCGCTGGGAGGTCACCGGCGAGGCGGTCTACACCCTCACCGGCTGGCTGACCCGCACCTGGACGCTGGTGCCCATCTCGCGGATCCAGACCGTCGACGTCACCCGGGGCGTGCTGCAGCAGCTGTTCGGGCTGGCCACCGTGGCGGTGCTGACCGCGTCCTCGCAGGGCACGGTCCGGGTGCTGCACCTGGAGGCCGACGTGGCCCAGCGGGTCGCCGACGACCTGGCGCGCCGCGCCGAGCTGGTCCGCGACGAGGCGACGTGA
- a CDS encoding rhodanese-like domain-containing protein — translation MPQQVPTVPASEVPEDAVVLDVREDDEWVAGHIDGATHIPMGEVPARLDDLPEADPLYITCRGGGRSARVAAWLNANGYDAVNVGGGMGEWEAAGRPMVSETGQQPFVR, via the coding sequence ATGCCGCAGCAGGTCCCGACCGTGCCCGCCAGCGAGGTGCCCGAGGACGCCGTCGTCCTCGACGTCCGTGAGGACGACGAGTGGGTGGCCGGCCACATCGACGGTGCCACCCACATCCCGATGGGCGAGGTCCCGGCGCGGCTGGACGACCTCCCCGAGGCCGACCCGCTCTACATCACCTGCCGCGGCGGGGGGCGCTCGGCCCGCGTGGCCGCCTGGCTCAACGCCAACGGCTACGACGCGGTCAACGTGGGCGGCGGCATGGGCGAGTGGGAGGCCGCCGGCCGGCCGATGGTGAGCGAGACCGGCCAGCAGCCCTTCGTGCGCTGA